In Nematostella vectensis chromosome 2, jaNemVect1.1, whole genome shotgun sequence, one genomic interval encodes:
- the LOC5515810 gene encoding chloride intracellular channel protein 1 yields the protein MKKLIAFMKASRADARRVGACHDSHYLLMILKGLAPKLEKEGITIEYKFLDESKKQLDPSFQKLDSTMLPVLLVMEDDIVETETQDTQEMVDRLEKLANLRLNSNNEHFNGEVRKFTPFQKFSAWLRSPERSERVYEKELEHVDSLLGEEPGVYLEGDHPTINDYRLLAKLYQTGTAAEKLKGYVIPDRLARLKKFMAEGQQLGTFKDTCPDKNEIIEKFTSIHG from the exons ATGAAAAAATTAATTGCGTTTATGAAG GCCTCACGAGCTGATGCGAGAAGGGTAGGAGCATGCCACGATTCGCACTATTTACTGATGATTCTAAAAGGTCTTGCGCCGAAATTAGAAAAGGAGGGAATCACCATAGAGTATAAGTTTCTGGATGAAAGCAAAAAGCAACTCGACCCTTCTTTCCAGAAGTTGGATTCCACTATGCTTCCCGTACTGCTAGTAATGGAAGATGACATTGTTGAGACAGAAACGCAAGACACGCAAGAAATGGTTGACAGACTCGAGAAACTTGCTAATCTTCGTCTTAACTCAAATAATGAGCATTTCAACGGTGAAGTCCGAAAGTTTACTCCATTTCAAAAATTTTCTGCTTGGTTAAGATCGCCTGAAAGGTCGGAAAGAGTTTATGAAAAGGAGCTTGAGCACGTTGATTCCCTTCTTGGAGAGGAGCCTGGCGTCTACCTCGAGGGCGACCACCCAACTATAAATGATTATCGCTTGTTAGCAAAGCTCTACCAAACTGGTACCGCGGCAGAGAAATTGAAAGGCTACGTTATCCCTGATAGACTGGCCAGGCTAAAAAAATTCATGGCAGAGGGGCAGCAGCTGGGAACCTTCAAAGATACCTGTCCAGATAAAAACGAAATCATCGAAAAGTTTACGAGCATTCATGGATAG